From a region of the Zingiber officinale cultivar Zhangliang chromosome 10B, Zo_v1.1, whole genome shotgun sequence genome:
- the LOC122028586 gene encoding deSI-like protein At4g17486 — protein MFTRSASRKRRPAASAPVYLNVYDLTPMNGYAYWLGLGVYHSGVQVHGVEYAYGAHEHPTTGIFEGEPRQCPGFAFRKAILIGRTDLGSREVRALMADMAADYSGDTYNLISKNCNHFCDDACLRLTGNHIPKWVNRLAKIGFLCKCVLPVRVAAVRKRGAEEAKRGVDADMRRLRSNSARFPPEGAATPPSNISKPEVTISSRCTGARRLRRSASLSSSSSSLC, from the exons ATGTTCACCCGCAGCGCCTCGCGGAAGCGGCGACCAGCGGCGTCGGCGCCCGTCTACCTCAACGTCTACGACCTAACTCCTATGAACGGCTACGCCTACTGGCTCGGCCTCGGCGTCTACCACTCCGGCGTCCAAG TTCACGGGGTGGAGTATGCGTACGGGGCGCACGAGCACCCGACGACGGGGATCTTCGAGGGGGAGCCCCGGCAGTGCCCCGGGTTCGCCTTCCGGAAGGCGATCCTGATCGGCCGTACCGATCTGGGGTCGCGCGAGGTGCGGGCGCTCATGGCGGATATGGCCGCCGATTACTCCGGCGACACTTACAACCTTATTTCCAAGAATTGCAACCACTTCTGCGACGACGCCTGCCTCCGCCTCACCGGCAACCACATCCCCAAATGGGTCAATCGCCTCGCCAAGATCG GGTTCCTCTGCAAGTGTGTGCTGCCGGTGCGAGTAGCGGCCGTGCGGAAGCGCGGCGCGGAAGAGGCGAAGCGCGGGGTGGACGCCGACATGCGGCGGCTGAGGAGCAACTCAGCCAGATTCCCTCCGGAAGGGGCCGCCACGCCTCCCAGCAACATCTCGAAGCCCGAGGTCACCATCTCCTCGCGATGTACGGGCGCAAGGAGGCTCCGGCGATCGGCGTCCTtgtcctcctcttcctcctccttatgCTAA